A segment of the Candidatus Saccharibacteria bacterium genome:
CAAGATAACAAAATACACTCTTGTTGCGAGAATTTGGTGTCTACCAAACCGCACAGCAACAGGAAAGTATTTTGCTGTAGAGCGCTGCTTTATCGTAAGCACAGGCCAAAGACTTTTGCTATCTTTTGGTCTTTCAAAAGATAGTTGCCCGAAGGGTAAAACCCTTTGAATCTTGCGCTGTCCGCACCGGACTTCTTTGTAGCGGAAAGTTGCCAAAGCTTCTGGCATGGGCTCAATCAAGTAGTATTCAGATAGATTTAACTTCGGGTTCTGCGGAACTCTCCGCTGGCACGCGGATCAAACAGTCCTCGCTTGCAGCACTTCGAGCTGCGCAAAGCTACGTCCAGCTGTTCGAATGCCAGACACGGGGGGCAGACCAGATAGCGCTTGACAAGAGCCTAACTTTATAGTATACTCTACAGATTCAATCTTCGCTGTTCGCTAGTCAGCGAAAGCGAATTGTTGAACGCTCCTTGCTATTGCCTGCATTCTTGCGGGCAATCTGATGAGAAATTTTGAAATCTAAATAGTCAGCCCACCACAACTTCGCCCTTAGGAGGCAATCATGGGTATCAACTATGCTGTCAGCGATCTGGGTGATGCCGACGGGTTGGCCGGAGAACCGATCGATCAGCGCGCACTCGATCTAGCCGAGGCGCTCGAGATGTTCGTCGGCCTCACACATGATGCGGGTGCGAACTTCACGGTTCAGATCACCCTCGTCGACGAGACCAAGGTGGTCGTCTACTACACCCACTACCTGGGTTTGGTACCGTCGTCCAACCCGGAGAGGCTGTACAACAGCAGCAACTACGGGTTCTTCTACGCGTTCGAGAAGGATCCCGAGGATCATCTCGACACCTTCGACCAGTTCCTGTTCACCGTGGGGTGCATCGTCAAGGCGGCGCCCTGGATCTGCACCGAGCGGGTGCTGCGCCGCATCGTCGCCGGCGACGATGCTGGCCAACCAGCAGCATGATCATCGTTGTGGTGGAATGTGGGGGCCCTTCGGGGCCCCTGCCACCACCAGGCTGACTATTTAGATATTCTCGTTAGCTTGCCCGTAAGGAACTGCAAACGATTGGAGATAATCATGGATAAGAATGCGCAGATCATCAAGCTGGGGGTCTACTCCGAGCTCAACCTGACCTACGCCACCCGCAACGTCTGGTTCGACGACATCCTCATCGGCCATGTGCCGGCGGAGGATCTCGTGGAGCCCGAAGAGATCAGCAGCTGAACCCCCAACGCAGGCAACAACGAAGCAAGGAGCTCCCGAGAACCGTTCTCCGCCAGCCGGCGGAACGCGGTGCTCGGGCCAGCTCCCGAGTTCTGATCCGCTGTCCAACGGAATTCAGGATTCAGGAGCTGGAGTGTTACTCTAGCAAAAGTTCCTTGCAGTATCCGTAACTTGTAGCAGTATGCTACAAGTTCAATCGATTGGAGTGACTCATGGAAGTGAAACACGAGAGAGGCGTCGTCGTGGCGTTCTATCCCGGGAGCGATTCCGGTGTTCTCGGCGTCTACGACGACAGGCTCATGCTGACCGACGAGGAGATCCTGTTCCATCTCGGTGATGGAACGATGATCAAGATCATCGATGACGACGCTGTCTTCGGTGAGCCGTTCGGCGATGACCAGAGCCCAGATGCGTCGTTGTTGCGGTGCCCCCGGGTTGGAGAGCTCGTCGTCTTCGAGAGGACCGAGCAGGACGGCGAGAACGTGAAGGCACGGCCATGGACGTACGGCTTCCTCTACGACAACTTCACGGGGGACATGAGGCCACCCTCCGGGGTGAGCAAGCGGCAGCCTGCCTGAAGCCCAACCCCAACAAGCAAGGAGCAACGGGCCGACTAGTTCGGCCCAGCTCCCGAGTTCTGATCCGCTATCCAGCGGAATTCAGGATTCAGGAGCTGGAACGCTTTAGTTCGAGCAAATCGCTCTTTGTTTTTGCAATACCTGGCCACGAGGTTCGTGGCAAGCAACCGACGGAAACAGACTACGAAAGGAAACCGTCATGACAACACACCTCTCCGAAGAGGCCCGCAAGATGATCGAGGACTTCACCACCGCCACCGTGAGCGCGTGGATGGATGCTGGCATCATCAAGACCAACTCCTGGGGCGTATGGCTCGAGGCCGACGACCCCAACGGCGACTTCGAGAACGCCGTCGATCACCGGTTCGGCTTCGACCACCCCGAGGGCAAGCACGACGCCGAGTGGTACATCGCCAACGCCAAGGGCAAGTGCGAAGCCTGCTTCGCCACCGGCAAGGACAGCCACGAGGCTGTTCGAACCTGGCAAGGCATGCTCAACGGCGTGGACGGCATCTTCCCTTGGGGCGGCGCGATCATCGACACCGACTATGGAATCTGCGTCGGCGTCAGCGGCTTCCGCGAGGACGAAGATCTGATGGTGGCCCGTGCCATCCGCAACTTCATCGTCATGCTGTTGGATCGCAAGGGGCAGAACTACATCGACGAGACCCGCGCACGCGGCAAGGACGATGCCCCCGATCCCAGCGACAGGTTCACCAGGGCCTCGAAGCCCGACGACTACGAGGACTTCGGCGAGGGTCCGATCGGCCGGGAGTTTTCGAAGACCACCCATCCGAACCTGACCACCTAGTCGACAAGCAATGCAAAGAGCCGAGCATCCGCCTCAGGCGGATGCTCACAGCTCTCAAGCTAATCAGTTATGATTGGTTTAAGAGCTGAATCCATAAGTCATTCTGAACTTGTTGCAGAATCTCAAAATTATGAGCAAACAATATTACGTATACCTGCTGACTAATAAGACAAATCAAGTTTTGTATACTGGTGTAACTAGTGATTTAGTCAGACGAGTTAATGAACACAAAAATCATCTCGTTGAGGGGTACTCTGATAAATACAATGTAGATAAACTTGTATACTTTGAAGTGCTTGACGATCCCGAAAATGCAATTAAAAGGGAGAAGCAAATAAAAAATTGGCATAGAGACTGGAAGCTAAGCCAAATAAAGAAAAGTAATCCCAATATGAAGGACTTGTATGAGAAGATCCTGAAATAAATTCAGGATGACAAGAACTATGCAAATAAAAGAAGGCATTCTACTCATAAACAAACCGCGCGGGCGGAGTAGTTTTAGTATGGTTGCCCAAGTGCGTCGAATTAGTGGTGTCAAACGGGTTGGCCATGCCGGCACCCTCGACCCGGAGGCCGAAGGCCTGCTGATAGTACTAGTGGGTAAGGAGTACACCAAAAAGTCAGATAGCTTTCTTAAACTCGATAAAACTTATGAATTCACTATCAGGTTGGGCCAATCTAGCACAACAGGAGATAAGGAAGGCGAGAAAACAGCTATCTCGAGCGATAAACCAACCGAAAAGGCCATTTTGAACGTTTTACAGGGCCTGCAGGGCGAGCTTAAGCAGGTTCCGCCTATTTATAGCGCTATCAAAGTAAACGGCCAGCGGGCCTATAAATTGGCCGCCAAGGGCCAAAAACCGGATTTAGAAGCTCGTGAGATAACCATTTACAGCTTAGAATTGCTCGATTACACCTATCCACAGCTAAAACTACGTGCCGAGGTTAGTAGTGGTACATATATACGGGTATTAGGTGAAACTATTGGGATGCAGCTTGGAACCGGGGCCTATTGCACCGAGATTATTCGTACCAAAATTGGCAAATATGACCTGAAAAATGCTATTATCTTAGATTAATTTTTCCATCTACCTCCTAGTCATTCCCGCGTAGGCGGGAATCTAAACAATTTCTTGGTACAAGTCATTCCATTCGGGATTAGAAGATTCTATTTTGCGAATCTTCCAAGATCGATTCCACTTCTTCATCTGGTTCTCTCTGACAATTGCCTCGTTGATATCGTCATATTGAGCGAACCAAACGAGCTTAGTAACGTTGTACTTTTTGGTGAACCCAGCTACTAAGTGATTTTTATGCTCGTAAACTCGTTTAGCCAGATTACTGGTAACACCAATATATAGAGTTCCATTGCGATCACTTGCCAATATATAAACATACCCAACTTTCATGAGCAGATATTATACTGGATTCCCGCCTATAAGCGGGAATGACGGGTAGAGGGTGTTGTTCAACGGCCGTTGCTACGATCAGCAAGCGAAGCCGCCAAGCAACGCTCCTGATTGCGAGAATTCGCTGGCTAGCGAACCGCACAGCAACAGGAAGTTGCGACTGGCTAAGTACTGCTAGATCGTAAGCACAGGCCAAACGGTTTTGCTATCTTTTGCCAAGACAAAAGATAGTTGCCCGAAGGGTAAAAACCCTTCAAACCTATGGCTTTAAGCAGCCGGCACTTCTTTGAGACCCAAAGAAGCAAAGCCTCCGACATGGGCTCACACCTGGTGGCTGCTTGCTCGCTCGCAAGCTGAAGCTGCGGAACTCGTCCGCCAGCTGGCGACTCAGACAGTCCTCGCTTGCAGCGTTTCGTGCTTAGCATGCTGTGTCCAGCTGTTCGAATGTCGGCAAGAAGGCTAATACCTTTGGGGGCTTGATTAATTACCTGAAATCTGCTAATATTTAAAGTCTATGATAGCTCAAACCACCAAGAAAAAGCTCATAAAAGACTACTCAACCCACGGCAAAGACACTGGTTCGGCCGAGGTTCAGATTGCTCTTTTTACCACCAAGATCAACGAGCTAACCAGCCATCTTAAGACCCACAAAAAAGATAATCACTCCAGGCGCGGATTGCTAGCTATGGTAAGCAAACGCCGACGCCTGCTGGATTACTTGCAAAAGAAGAGTCCTGATCGATACTCAAAGCTCATCAAAAAACTGAAACTTCGCCGCTAGTCGACGAGTTTATTTGACAAGCTTCAGCGTTGCAATTTCCGTTGCTCGCTACACGTAGGCTTACTACGCTTTGCTGCACTACTCAATTGCGCCTTGAATCTTGTACAAATATTCCTCGTCTTAAGGATTGCAGGCCTTCCAATTTAGCAATTTTGTGCTATATTGTAAGCGTACATTAAGTAACACATTTACTCTGCCGGTTAGTGATAGGATTAAGTGATCATCGCCTAAAAAACGATACTGATCAATTGCTTCTAGCACTAACTTAACAAAACCAGCGCAGAGTATATTAGGAGATACATGGATATAATTCATCCATTTGGGGGTAAACAGGTAGAACTCGAAACCGAGTTTGCCGGCAAAAAACTAAAAATGACTACAGGCGACATGGCTTTTCGGGCCGATGGCGAAGTTCGGGTTGCATATGGCGACACCGTGGTGTTGGCCACAGCTGTGGTAGCACCCGAGGTCAAAGCTGACACCGACTTCTTTCCGCTATTAATCGATTACGAGGAGCGGCTCTACGCCAGCGGTAAAATCAGCGGCAGTCGATTCATGAAGCGCGAAGGCCGACCGAGCGATCAGGCGGTGCTGACCTCACGACTAATTGATCGACCATTGCGCCCACTCTTTCCCAAAGGTTACCGTAACGACGTGCAAGTTGTGGTAACGGTCTTGAGTGCTGATCTCGAGCACGAACCAGATGTTATTGCTATAATTGCTGCCAGTACAGCACTAATGCTAACCGGCGCACCTTTTGATGGTCCGGTGGGTGCAGCTCGGATTGGTTTAATCGATGATAAGCTGGTGGCCAACCCAACTACCACCGAGCAAGAAGCTAGCAAGCTAAACCTGACAGTTGCTGGCACCAAAGATGCCGTGATGATGGTAGAGGCCAGTGCCAACGAGGTGAGCGAAAAGACTCTGGTCGAAGCCCTGGAGCTAGCCGTTAAAACCTGGCAGCCGGTGATTAAGGCTCAGCAAGAGCTGGTGGAAAAACTCAAGGTTGAACCACGTGAATACCAGCTCTTTACCCCGAGCGAAGAAGCCCAGACCAAAATCGCAGAATTTCTAAAAGACCGCCTGGGCGAGACCATTCGCAACGAAAATAAGCAAATGCGCCACGAAGCCTTGCAGACGCTCGAAGCCGAAGTCTTAAACGAATTTGGCACGCTCTCCGATGAGCTCAAGCCAGATAGCAAAGAACGCTTTGGTCACCCAGATGTATTGGCTGCATTCGAAAAGATTATTGATCGCGAGATTCGTCGCTCGATCTTAGAAGAGGGCAAGCGACCCGATAACCGTAAGACCACTGAGATCCGACCAATCAGCGGGCAAGTTGGCCTACTGCCACGCACCCATGGAAGTGCCGTGTTTACTCGTGGCACCACCCAAGCCTTAACCCTAACCACACTTGGGTCGACCTCGGCTGCACAGCTAATCGACACCATGGAAGAAGATCGCGAAAAACGCTACATACACCACTACAACTTTCCGCCGTTTAGCACTGGCGAGGCTAGACCCATGCGCTCAACAGGGCGCCGCGAGGTTGGCCACGGCTACCTGGCTGAACGAGCTTTGCTGCCAGTTATTCCAGTAGTCGAAGATTTTCCCTATACCATTCGAGTGGTTTCAGAAATGCTTAGTAGCGCTGGCTCAACCTCGATGGCTAGTGTTTGTGGCAGCACCATGAGCCTCATGGATGCTGGTGTGCCAATCAGTAAACCGGTTAGCGGCATAGCCATGGGCCTAATGATTGATCACGACAATCCTAAAAAGTATGTAATCTTGAGCGACCTTCAAGACGCCGAAGACTTTGCTGGTGACATGGACTTTAAGGTAGCTGGCACCGATGCTGGCATTACGGCGCTACAGATGGACATTAAAGTAAAGGGCATTACTCTAGAAATCATGAGCGCTGCCCTCAAGCAGGCCAGCCAGGGCCGAGCTCACATACTATCGAAGATGCTTGAGGTAATTGCTGAGCCCCGAGCCGAAACCAGCCAATATGCGCCACGCATTACCAAACTGCAGATTAGCCCAGATAAAATTCGCGAGGTGATTGGCAAAGGCGGTGAGACTATTCAAAAGATTATTGCCGAAACCGGTGTGGAGATCGACATCGAAGACTCTGGTCTAGTAATGATTGCCAGTACCGACCAAAAAGCTGCCAAGGCCGCTACCGAATGGATTGAATCGATCGTGGTGGAGCCCGAGATTGGCAAGGTTTACGACGGCACTGTAGTTAAGGTCTTAGATTTCGGCGCTTTTGTAGAGATCTTGCCCGGCAAAGAGGGCATGGTGCACATTTCTCAAATCCGTGACGAGCGAGTTGAGGACATTCACAAGGAGCTCAAAGAGGGTGATAAAGTAACAGTTAAGTTACTCGAAATAGATTCTCAAGGACGACTCAACCTGTCTATAAAGGCTGCTAAAAAATAGCTGCCCAAGTTCGTGTTCGCAGACTGCTGCGGGCGTCACTGGGGCAACTCGTATGACCAAAGCTGAAAAACAGGCCAAATTAGACGAAATTGCCAAACCGATCTTGGATCGCAGCCTTGAGCTTGAGATCGCCAAGTCTTGTCTTAACCCGGTGCCGGGTGAGGGTAACCCAGCTGCCGAGATTATGTTTGTGGGCGAGGCGCCAGGCGCCGAAGAAGACAAGCAGAGCCGGCCATTCGTGGGGGCCAGCGGTAAGTTTCTAGAGAGCATGCTCGAAACAATTGATCGCAGCCGGCAAGACGTATTTATAACCAACATTGTAAAGTTCCGACCACCCAACAACCGCGATCCCTCCCGCGAAGAAATCCAAGCTTGCCTGCCGTACCTACTAGCTCAAATTAAAGTCATCGACCCCAAACTAATCGTGTTTCTGGGCCGCCACTCTATGAACGTATTTTTTCCGGAGCTGCGGATAAGCCAAGCTCATGGCCAGCCAGTTAAGCGTTCTGGGCGGGTGTTCTTGCCGCTTTATCACCCTGCGGCCGCACTCTATAACGGTTCCATGCGCGCTATTTTGCAAGAAGATTTTGGCCGCATTCCAGCGATCTTACGCAAAGTTGAACAACAAAGCTGACATAAAAGTGTCATCCTGAGCGAAGCCGAATTAGTAAACATTCGACCCCGGTCAAGATGACAATAAAGTCATACTCTAAACAATTAAACATGCTCACTGACATGTTGAGCAACAGATAGAAAGGAGCTTTAAAAAGCTTATAACTATGAAAGAAGACAAACTAAAAAGCCGTCCGTTGACGGCTCAAGATTTGGGAGCCGCTACACAAGCTAAGGCTAAGAAGCCAACAGCGTCTGCCAGCTCACCAAACAAACGAACACAAAATAATAACACTAAACCCGCCCAGAACAGGTCGAACAATTCGAGCAAACCAAGCAACCACCCTCGCGGCGGTAAGACCCAAAACGACAACCGACCAAACGATGGCGGCAAGCCAAATGGCAACCGACCCAATGGTGGTGGTAAACCACGCTCTGGCGGCGGTGGTGGTCAACGCCGGCGTTTCGACAAACGTCCTAGTGAGTACATGACCGGTACTTTTAACAAACTCGATCAAAGCAAGACCGCAGCCAAGGCGGTGGGGCTATCTAGGGCCGATGCCGGTAAGCTCAAAATCATTCCTTTGGGTGGTTTGGGCCAAATCGGCAAGAACGTTATGGCCTTAGAGTACGAAAATGACATGATTGTAATGGATCTAGGCTTTATGTTCCCCGGCCCCGAACTACCTGGAATTGATTACATTATTCCTGATATTAGCTACCTCGAGGAGCGCAAGCACAAGATCCGTGGGCACTTTATTACCCATGCTCACTTAGACCACATAGGCGGCATTCCATTTATGTTGCCCAAGATGCCGGCGCCAATTTATGGTGCCAAATTCACTGTAAAGTTTATTGAGCGCCAACTAGAGGAGTATAAGCTGCCATTTAAGCCCGAGATGCATATTGTCGATCAAGATAACGGCCAGAAGATCCAAGCTGGTGTCTTTAGTATTGAATTTGTGCGAGTTAATCACTCCATTCCCGATGCCTGCGCCCTTGTGATCCGCACCCCGGCCGGCACCATCTTTAACACTGGTGACTGGCGGTTCGACCCCGATCCATACGACGGCAAGCCAACTGATCTAGCCAGGCTCAAGCAGATTGGCGATGAAGGTATATTACTATTGATGTGCGACTCCACCAGCTGTGAAACCATGGGTCGAAGCCCACGTGAGCAAGAAATTACCGAGACCCTCGATGAGATCTTTGCCCGCAATTACAACAAGCGGGTGATTATATCGTCGTTTTCATCACAGATTAGCCGTATGCAAATGATTATAGATGCTGTTGCCCGAGCTAAGCGCAAGATGGTGATTACTGGTCGCAGCATGCTCAGCAATGTCGAGCTAGCTGTAAAGATGGGCTACATTAAGATCCCGGCCAACACCATAATTCGTTCCCAAGACGTCAACAAATATCAAGATGGACAGGTAGCGATCTTGGCTACCGGCTCGCAGGGTGAGGAGTTTGCAGTGCTAAACCGCATGGGTCGAGGTGAGGTCAAAGACATTAAGATTCGCAAAAACGATGTCGTGGTCTTGAGTTCGTCGATTATTCCAGGCAACGAAAAACCAATTTGGGGCATGATCGATAACATTTTGCGTTGGGGGCCGTATGTATACAGCAACGATCTGCGTCGCTTTGACGATCTAGATATTATGCATATTTCTGGCCACGCCTACTACGAAGAGGTGGAGCAGATGATTAAGCTGATTCGACCTAAATACTATCTGCCAATTCACGGTGAGTTGCACCACTTGGTGCACAACAAACAGATCTGTATTCGCAGCAAAGTGGTATCAGAAGACAAGATTTTTGTAATCGAGAACGGCCAAACTCTAGTGGCCGAAAAGGGTACCGTTAAGTTGGGAGCTAAGATACCCGTGCCAGACGTGCTGATCGATGGCGCAGGTATTGGCGACGTTCAAGAGATTGTACTCAAGGACCGTATAGCCATGTCCGAAGAAGGCGTGTTTACGGTGATTGCCACGGTGCAACGCAAAACCGGCAAACTGCTCACCAGCCCCGATATTATTAGCCGCGGCTTCATCTACATGAAAGATAACGAAGAGCTAGTTAACGGTGCCCGCCAGATCGTTAAAAATATCTTCGCGGGTCGACAAGGCAATGTGCCGCCTAGCTCACCAATTATCAAAACTCGTATTCGCGACGAAGTCAGCAACTATCTCTATAAGGTAACCAAGCGCAACCCGATTGTATTACCAGTGGTGATAGAGGTTTAATCTAAGGGTCGTACCCTTAGATTAAACCTCGCCTGGGTCAATGGCCAGTTCGTGCTTAATCTTATCGAGCTCATCTCGTGTCGGCTTGTATTCATCCACGAACTCGAGATAGTCTTGGTTCTCGAAAAGGTTTAAGATCCGATGGGGAAGTAACCAATCTGAGCTACATAGACCGGTATAATATGACAAGCTTGACCACTGCCAGTGCTGGTAGTCGTTGGGATTAAGATGAATATAGCGCGATATGTGGAGCAAATAACTGTCCGAGCTAATTCTAGAAGCCCGGTAACGTTGTTGAAAAACTGGCCCAATCCGTTTATAGCGATCGTTGAAATACATACCATAGGCCACACCAACGCTTTTCATTAATAACTTCATGGCATCAACGGTCTGTTGATACAGAAGGAGATGAAAATGATTAGGCATCAAGCAAAATGCCAAAAGCTCTACGGTGCCAAAGTATGTGGGGTATTGTACGCCAGCCGAATTTTTTGCTGGGGTACTGCTCAAATAGCGCTTTAGAAGCCCCACAAACACAGCATAATCTCTATCATCATTGAAAATGACTTGACGATTCACCCCACGATTATAGACGTGGTAAAAACTCTGAGGAGCGTATTGTTTGTAAATATTCCTACCAGGCATGACGCTCATTCTAAGGGTACGACCCTTAGAATACAAGCATGATAGTTTTGGTTGAGAATAATAGGTGTTCTCTAGCCAATAATTAGCCGGCGCGGCTTGACAAGCCATATTAGTTATGGTAAGTTCCAATTGACAGGAAGGCCAAAATCTAGCCTTCGTGCCGTAGCTTGCAGGTTGATAGAAGGGAGTTAGCACTGACGAGATAGCGACAAAAGCGAAACGAAAGGACGATCCCATGGAGGTTAACTGGAGAAACACCAGCGGAAGCCGCCGCGAACACGACAGGGTTGCCAGTCTGAGTACCGACAAGATCGAGGGGCGACTGTCCCGACTTCACAGCCCCGACGGGCGTAGGTCACCGTACGGCATTACAACTGCCGACGAAGAAGAGGCGCTCCTGTCTGAGCTCGACGCTCGCAGGTACCCCAACGTCGAGTGACACAAACCCTCACACCAACACCAACCTCAAAAAGCAAAAAAGGCGATCAATGACGATCGCTTGGGCAGCTCAACGACGAGCTGCCCTTTGCGTTTTAGAGCTCGATTTTACCCGTGGCCGACTGCATATCGAATAGCTTTTTGTACAAGCCATCATTTTTCATGAGTTCTTCATGGGTACCACGCTCTTCTATTTTGCCCTTCTCGAGCACCAAAATCTCATCGGCGTGCCGCACAGTACTCAGGCGGTGGGCGATTATGAGCGCCATCCGACCCCTCATAAGCTTTTTAAGACCATCTTGAACTAGTCGCTCACTTTCGCTATCCAATGCACTGGTAGCCTCGTCTAGGATTACTAGCTGTGGGTCTTTAAGTATAGCCCTGGCAATGGCCACTCGCTGCTTCTGTCCACCACTAAGCTTTATGCCGCGTTCGCCGACTAGCGTGTCGTAGCCACTTGGTAATTCAGATATAAATTCTTTGGCATGGGCTTGTTCAGCCGCTGTATAAATAGCTTCTTTCTTTGCGTGTGGGTTACCAATTGCCAGATTATCTTTCAGCGATGTGTTGAATAGGGTTACGTCTTGCATGACCATGCCCATATGTTTTCGGATTGATTCTTGGGTAAAGCTATCAATATTGCCACCATTTATTTCTATCTGGCCAGAGGTAGGTTCATAGAACCGAAGCAGCAATTTGGTAATCGTACTCTTACCAACGCCCGATGGGCCGACTAAGGCTACAGTTTTTCCAGGAGCAATAGAGAAGTTTAGATTCTTAACGGCACCCTTCTTGCCCTTTTTGTAGTCGAAACTAACATTTTTGAACTCGATGGAATCTAGGCTCTCTAGGTCTTTGGCATTGGCTTTGTCTTCTAGGGTTGGCTTGGTTTCAAATATATCCATTAGTCGACTCACATTTACCTCAATACGGACATTGTTGTCGAAGAACCGACCAACACTTAGGGCAACACCACTTAGCTGAAGAAGATATAGTGCCACTAGAGCTACATCGCCCGGGCTATAGGCTTTGTGCAAGGCGCCAAAACCGACAATAATAATACTAATACTCATGCCAACATTGAATATGATGTCTCTAAAGAATATGTGGCGAGCCCATATTGTTAGATACGTCTTATATTTACCCTCAGCCCTAGTGAGTTCTCGCTCATATTTTTGGTACTGCGATCCGGCCGCATTAAAAGATTTAATTACGCCGAATTGAGAAAAAGTCTCTAACAAAATCCCACTGGCTTCTTCCTCGGCTTTTCTACCGGCCTTTTGCAGGTGTCTGGTTTTCTTTGCATTACGGATAAAGAGTAGTGTTTGAGCCGAAATGGCTAGTAGCATTACACCCACAATCGGCGGTGAGACGAAAAAGATAAACAAGAGATTGATAACGGTTTGGCTAACTCCTCCCAATAAACCCCAGCTAAAGTTCCCAATCCAACTGATAATACCGTTAACACCGGAGATTATCTTGTTAGAAAGTGCCCCGCTCTTTTCCTGCTCAAAAAAGTCTAGTGAAAGAGATGACAGTTTTTGAAAAACCTGTCTACCAAGTATTTTCTCGAGCCGATAGTACAATCCTTCGTTTACTCTCCATTGGACAGTCTCGAAGAAACTAGAAAAAACACTTATTAATATCAGTAAAATGCCTAAAAATATTAATGCCTGGAGGGTGGAGACATTCGGCGCAAGACCAGATAGGCCAGCAACTCGATTTATTATTAACTTAAGAACCTGTGGACGCAGAGCGTTGAGAATAGATGCAATAACACTTAAAGTAATCAGCACTGCCATGTAGCGCCGTAAATAAGGGATTAGCTTCAGTCCTTTTCGGATGTTTTTCATAAGAGGTTTATTGTATCTGGAAAACTAATATTTGACAAGGCTATTTTTTATGTTTTGGTTGTGCTATAATAGACAGCAACAAGTACAGTTTTGTTGTTCGAGGCTAGTGCCAACAACTACAACAAGCCAAAGTTCTCATTTCATTCGAACCATAGGGCCTAAAACCACTAGCATTATTTAGCCAAGTGTGGTATAAT
Coding sequences within it:
- the rpsO gene encoding 30S ribosomal protein S15, whose protein sequence is MIAQTTKKKLIKDYSTHGKDTGSAEVQIALFTTKINELTSHLKTHKKDNHSRRGLLAMVSKRRRLLDYLQKKSPDRYSKLIKKLKLRR
- a CDS encoding uracil-DNA glycosylase — translated: MTKAEKQAKLDEIAKPILDRSLELEIAKSCLNPVPGEGNPAAEIMFVGEAPGAEEDKQSRPFVGASGKFLESMLETIDRSRQDVFITNIVKFRPPNNRDPSREEIQACLPYLLAQIKVIDPKLIVFLGRHSMNVFFPELRISQAHGQPVKRSGRVFLPLYHPAAALYNGSMRAILQEDFGRIPAILRKVEQQS
- a CDS encoding transposase; translated protein: MNRQVIFNDDRDYAVFVGLLKRYLSSTPAKNSAGVQYPTYFGTVELLAFCLMPNHFHLLLYQQTVDAMKLLMKSVGVAYGMYFNDRYKRIGPVFQQRYRASRISSDSYLLHISRYIHLNPNDYQHWQWSSLSYYTGLCSSDWLLPHRILNLFENQDYLEFVDEYKPTRDELDKIKHELAIDPGEV
- the pnp gene encoding polyribonucleotide nucleotidyltransferase, yielding MDIIHPFGGKQVELETEFAGKKLKMTTGDMAFRADGEVRVAYGDTVVLATAVVAPEVKADTDFFPLLIDYEERLYASGKISGSRFMKREGRPSDQAVLTSRLIDRPLRPLFPKGYRNDVQVVVTVLSADLEHEPDVIAIIAASTALMLTGAPFDGPVGAARIGLIDDKLVANPTTTEQEASKLNLTVAGTKDAVMMVEASANEVSEKTLVEALELAVKTWQPVIKAQQELVEKLKVEPREYQLFTPSEEAQTKIAEFLKDRLGETIRNENKQMRHEALQTLEAEVLNEFGTLSDELKPDSKERFGHPDVLAAFEKIIDREIRRSILEEGKRPDNRKTTEIRPISGQVGLLPRTHGSAVFTRGTTQALTLTTLGSTSAAQLIDTMEEDREKRYIHHYNFPPFSTGEARPMRSTGRREVGHGYLAERALLPVIPVVEDFPYTIRVVSEMLSSAGSTSMASVCGSTMSLMDAGVPISKPVSGIAMGLMIDHDNPKKYVILSDLQDAEDFAGDMDFKVAGTDAGITALQMDIKVKGITLEIMSAALKQASQGRAHILSKMLEVIAEPRAETSQYAPRITKLQISPDKIREVIGKGGETIQKIIAETGVEIDIEDSGLVMIASTDQKAAKAATEWIESIVVEPEIGKVYDGTVVKVLDFGAFVEILPGKEGMVHISQIRDERVEDIHKELKEGDKVTVKLLEIDSQGRLNLSIKAAKK
- the truB gene encoding tRNA pseudouridine(55) synthase TruB, producing the protein MQIKEGILLINKPRGRSSFSMVAQVRRISGVKRVGHAGTLDPEAEGLLIVLVGKEYTKKSDSFLKLDKTYEFTIRLGQSSTTGDKEGEKTAISSDKPTEKAILNVLQGLQGELKQVPPIYSAIKVNGQRAYKLAAKGQKPDLEAREITIYSLELLDYTYPQLKLRAEVSSGTYIRVLGETIGMQLGTGAYCTEIIRTKIGKYDLKNAIILD
- a CDS encoding GIY-YIG nuclease family protein translates to MKVGYVYILASDRNGTLYIGVTSNLAKRVYEHKNHLVAGFTKKYNVTKLVWFAQYDDINEAIVRENQMKKWNRSWKIRKIESSNPEWNDLYQEIV
- a CDS encoding ribonuclease J, whose amino-acid sequence is MKEDKLKSRPLTAQDLGAATQAKAKKPTASASSPNKRTQNNNTKPAQNRSNNSSKPSNHPRGGKTQNDNRPNDGGKPNGNRPNGGGKPRSGGGGGQRRRFDKRPSEYMTGTFNKLDQSKTAAKAVGLSRADAGKLKIIPLGGLGQIGKNVMALEYENDMIVMDLGFMFPGPELPGIDYIIPDISYLEERKHKIRGHFITHAHLDHIGGIPFMLPKMPAPIYGAKFTVKFIERQLEEYKLPFKPEMHIVDQDNGQKIQAGVFSIEFVRVNHSIPDACALVIRTPAGTIFNTGDWRFDPDPYDGKPTDLARLKQIGDEGILLLMCDSTSCETMGRSPREQEITETLDEIFARNYNKRVIISSFSSQISRMQMIIDAVARAKRKMVITGRSMLSNVELAVKMGYIKIPANTIIRSQDVNKYQDGQVAILATGSQGEEFAVLNRMGRGEVKDIKIRKNDVVVLSSSIIPGNEKPIWGMIDNILRWGPYVYSNDLRRFDDLDIMHISGHAYYEEVEQMIKLIRPKYYLPIHGELHHLVHNKQICIRSKVVSEDKIFVIENGQTLVAEKGTVKLGAKIPVPDVLIDGAGIGDVQEIVLKDRIAMSEEGVFTVIATVQRKTGKLLTSPDIISRGFIYMKDNEELVNGARQIVKNIFAGRQGNVPPSSPIIKTRIRDEVSNYLYKVTKRNPIVLPVVIEV
- a CDS encoding GIY-YIG nuclease family protein, translated to MMSKQYYVYLLTNKTNQVLYTGVTSDLVRRVNEHKNHLVEGYSDKYNVDKLVYFEVLDDPENAIKREKQIKNWHRDWKLSQIKKSNPNMKDLYEKILK